A genomic segment from Parafrankia discariae encodes:
- a CDS encoding nitrilase-related carbon-nitrogen hydrolase — translation MSRTIRAALVQARWTGDQETMIKAHEEHARSAAALGAQVICFQELFYGPYFCQVQDAAFYSYAESVPGPVVDRFAALAAELGIVMILPVYEQEQPGILYNTAAVVDADGTFLGKYRKTHIPHVTGFWEKFYFRPGNLGYPVFDTAVGRIGVYICYDRHFPEGWRALGLNGAELVFNPSATSRGLSNYLWKLEQPAAAVANEYYVGAVNRVGVEDLGDDDFYGTSYFVDPEGTFVDGTADAHEPELLVRDLDMSLLTTVRDRWAFYRDRRPDTYGDLTAP, via the coding sequence ATGTCCAGGACGATCCGAGCGGCGCTTGTCCAGGCCCGGTGGACGGGCGACCAGGAAACGATGATCAAAGCCCACGAGGAGCACGCGCGGTCAGCCGCCGCGCTCGGCGCGCAGGTCATCTGTTTCCAGGAGCTCTTCTACGGGCCCTATTTCTGCCAGGTTCAGGACGCTGCCTTCTACTCCTACGCGGAATCGGTCCCGGGGCCGGTGGTCGACCGCTTCGCCGCCCTCGCCGCGGAACTCGGGATAGTGATGATTCTGCCGGTCTACGAGCAGGAGCAACCCGGAATCCTTTACAACACGGCGGCGGTCGTCGACGCCGACGGCACCTTTCTCGGCAAGTACCGCAAGACCCACATCCCGCACGTGACCGGATTCTGGGAGAAATTCTACTTCCGGCCCGGGAACCTCGGATACCCGGTCTTCGACACGGCGGTCGGCCGGATCGGCGTGTACATCTGTTACGACCGCCATTTCCCGGAGGGCTGGCGCGCCCTCGGCCTGAACGGGGCCGAGCTGGTGTTCAATCCGTCCGCCACGTCACGCGGCCTGTCGAACTACCTGTGGAAGCTCGAGCAGCCCGCGGCCGCGGTCGCCAACGAGTACTACGTCGGCGCGGTCAACCGGGTGGGTGTCGAGGACCTGGGTGACGACGACTTCTACGGAACCTCCTACTTCGTCGACCCCGAGGGGACGTTCGTCGACGGCACCGCGGACGCGCACGAACCGGAGCTGCTGGTCCGCGACCTGGACATGAGCCTGCTGACCACGGTGCGCGACCGGTGGGCGTTCTACCGCGACCGGCGGCCGGACACCTACGGCGACCTCACCGCGCCGTGA
- a CDS encoding NUDIX domain-containing protein has translation MNARGVVNAGGAVNAGGAVNARGVGTTGTGGTARGAEGGPGGRPAALDALPGETTDSAHAPVAAGGLPGGPPPMARPRAAAGALFFDEEGRVLLVEPSYKPGWDIPGGFIEPGESPYAACVREVEEEIGIVPPIGPLLAVDWASDEIAGDMLLFVFDGGLLPEPWRARIQVDMDEIINCAFTPISEVDDVLPVMHARRVRAAAELRGQGDGAGYLERGYLVPSDPALAADGTGE, from the coding sequence GTGAACGCGCGTGGCGTCGTGAACGCGGGTGGTGCGGTGAACGCGGGTGGTGCGGTGAACGCGCGCGGCGTCGGGACCACGGGTACCGGTGGGACCGCGCGCGGGGCGGAGGGCGGTCCGGGCGGCCGGCCCGCGGCGCTGGATGCCCTGCCCGGCGAGACCACGGACAGCGCCCACGCGCCGGTCGCCGCTGGCGGGCTCCCGGGCGGGCCGCCGCCGATGGCGCGGCCCCGGGCCGCCGCCGGGGCGCTCTTCTTCGACGAGGAGGGCCGGGTCCTGCTGGTCGAGCCGTCCTACAAGCCAGGGTGGGACATCCCGGGCGGCTTCATCGAGCCCGGCGAGTCGCCCTACGCGGCGTGTGTCCGTGAGGTCGAGGAGGAGATCGGCATCGTCCCGCCGATCGGGCCGCTGCTGGCGGTCGACTGGGCCTCCGACGAGATCGCCGGAGACATGCTGCTGTTCGTCTTCGACGGCGGGCTGCTGCCGGAGCCGTGGCGGGCTCGGATCCAGGTCGACATGGACGAGATCATCAACTGCGCCTTCACGCCGATCTCGGAGGTCGATGACGTGCTGCCCGTCATGCACGCCCGGCGGGTCCGGGCCGCCGCCGAGCTGCGCGGCCAGGGCGACGGCGCCGGCTATCTGGAGCGCGGGTACCTGGTGCCGTCCGATCCGGCGCTCGCCGCGGACGGCACGGGGGAGTAG